The Setaria italica strain Yugu1 chromosome IX, Setaria_italica_v2.0, whole genome shotgun sequence genome has a window encoding:
- the LOC101770544 gene encoding transcription factor MYB2, translated as MDMAHERDASSEEEVMAGELRRGPWTVEEDLLLVNYVASHGEGRWNSLARSAGLKRTGKSCRLRWLNYLRPDLRRGNITPQEQLLILELHSRWGNRWSKIAQHLPGRTDNEIKNYWRTRVQKHAKQLKCDVNSQQFKDVMRYLWMPRLVERIQAAAAAGAPQPQTGTADTPLSSSWQHGADDGLYASPGDACWPAEYYSAAGDHQLLNNPAVPELSSTTAGSSSPSSDSGAGAQTWLAPVGEAEWFTTACDASSAAVAMHDTVLAGHQQQQQPCLLGETWTSSELPELGVADFEIGSFDVESIWSMDDNLWYTQTQGV; from the exons ATGGACATGGCGCACGAGAGAGACGCGAGCAGCGAGGAGGAGGTGATGGCCGGcgagctccggcgcgggccGTGGACGGTGGAGGAGGACCTCCTGCTGGTCAACTACGTCGCCTCGCACGGCGAGGGCCGCTGGAACTCGCTCGCCCGATCAGCAG GGCTGAAGCGCACCGGCAAGAGCTGCCGCCTACGGTGGCTCAACTACCTCCGCCCCGACCTCCGGCGCGGCAACATCACGCCGCAGGAGCAGCTGCTCATCCTCGAGCTGCACTCGCGCTGGGGCAACCGCTGGTCCAAGATCGCGCAGCATCTCCCCGGCCGCACcgacaacgagatcaagaactactgGCGCACGCGCGTGCAGAAGCACGCCAAGCAGCTCAAGTGCGACGTCAACAGCCAGCAGTTCAAGGACGTCATGCGCTACCTCTGGATGCCCCGCCTCGTCGAGCGCatccaggccgccgccgccgcaggggcgCCGCAGCCGCAGACCGGCACCGCGGACACGCCCCTGTCGTCGTCGTGGCAGcacggcgccgacgacggcctCTACGCGTCGCCCGGCGACGCCTGCTGGCCCGCGGAGTACTACTCAGCCGCCGGCGATCACCAGCTGTTGAACAACCCCGCCGTCCCGGAGCTGTCGAGCACCACGGCCGGGTCGTCGTCTCCGTCCTCGGACTCCGGCGCGGGGGCACAGACATGGCTCGCACCCGTGGGTGAAGCGGAGTGGTTCACCACCGCCTGCGacgcctccagcgccgccgtggCCATGCACGACACCGTCCTGGCCGGTcaccaacagcagcagcagccgtgcCTGCTCGGGGAGACGTGGACGTCGTCGGAGCTCCCGGAGCTCGGCGTCGCGGACTTCGAGATCGGCAGCTTCGACGTGGAGAGCATCTGGAGCATGGACGACAACTTGTGGTACACGCAGACGCAGGGCGTGTGA